In the Pungitius pungitius chromosome 5, fPunPun2.1, whole genome shotgun sequence genome, one interval contains:
- the LOC134129108 gene encoding uncharacterized protein LOC134129108 isoform X1, with protein sequence MHVLTIQFLLDRFGLMFIVKILRNIKESLLIVHPLPFYLLQMTTANELIESAASDEANKIETSVDGLSPTCPQHGTPKRVEKMITANELIESAANDEANKIETSVDGLSPTFPQHGTPKRDEKMITANELIESAASDEANKIETSVDGLSPTCPQHGTPQRVEKMITANELIESAASDEANKIETSVDGLSPTCPQHGTPKRVEKMITANKLIESAASDEANKIETSVDGLSPTCPQHGTPKRVEKCLKHHLVCATISSLDKCVGPVSSFKWVGYECRGKDAGSRRGTKRAWSNCEVHAVMRHFKDHIRKGHLATKNECSHCKLVEGPVLEQRTVQNVRDFVRNRGTAEKTIPAVNKHAFLLFVLHPFCLLICLHAKVYTHKSLTSS encoded by the exons ATGCATGTATTAACTATTCAGTTTTTACTTGATCGCTTTGGTTTGATGTTTATTGTTAAAATCTTGAGAAATATTAAGGAAAGCCTTCTGATCGTCCACCCACTCCCtttctatctgctacagatgaccactgcgaatgagctgattgagtctgctgcaagtgacgaggccaacaagattgagacctctgtggatggtctgagtccaacatgtccacaacatggtacccccaaaagggttgaaaag atgaTCACTGCGAATGAGCTGATTGAGTCTGCTGCAAATGACGAGGCCAACAAGATtgagacctctgtggatggtcTGAGTCCAACATTTCCACAACATGGTACCCCCAAAAGGGAtgaaaag atgatcactgcgaatgagctgattgagtctgctgcaagtgacgaggccaacaagattgagacctctgtggatggtctgagtccaacatgtccacaacatGGTACCCCCCaaagggttgaaaag atgatcactgcgaatgagctgattgagtctgctgcaagtgacgaggccaacaagattgagacctctgtggatggtctgagtccaacatgtccacaacatggtacccccaaaagggttgaaaag atgaTCACTGCGAATAAGCTGATTGAGTCTGCTGCAAGTGACGAGGCCAACAAGATtgagacctctgtggatggtctgagtccaacatgtccacaacatggtacccccaaaagggttgaaaag tgtctAAAGCATCACCTGGTGTGCGCAACAATATCCTCTTTGGACAAATGTGTGGGACCTGTATCCTCCTTCAAGTGGGTTGGCTATGAATGCAGAG GAAAGGATGCTGGGTCCagaagagggacaaagagagcgTGGTCTAATTGTGAGGTTCATGCGGTAATGCGGCACTTCAAAGACCATATTCGTAAAGGTCACCTGGCCACCAAGAACGAATGCAGTCACTGCAAGTTGGTGGAAGGACCCGTCTTGGAACAAAGAACTGTGCAAAATGTCAGAGACTTCGTCCGGAATCGGGGAACAGCTGAAAAGACTATCCCAGCTGTAAACAAACATgcgtttttgttatttgttctaCATCCTTTTTGTCTTCTAATCTGTTTACATGCAAAAGTATACACGCACAAGTCATTAACCTCATCATAA
- the LOC134129108 gene encoding uncharacterized protein LOC134129108 isoform X2, which translates to MRPCEMTTANELIESAASDEANKIETSVDGLSPTCPQHGTPKRVEKMITANELIESAANDEANKIETSVDGLSPTFPQHGTPKRDEKMITANELIESAASDEANKIETSVDGLSPTCPQHGTPQRVEKMITANELIESAASDEANKIETSVDGLSPTCPQHGTPKRVEKMITANKLIESAASDEANKIETSVDGLSPTCPQHGTPKRVEKCLKHHLVCATISSLDKCVGPVSSFKWVGYECRGKDAGSRRGTKRAWSNCEVHAVMRHFKDHIRKGHLATKNECSHCKLVEGPVLEQRTVQNVRDFVRNRGTAEKTIPAVNKHAFLLFVLHPFCLLICLHAKVYTHKSLTSS; encoded by the exons ATGAGACCATGTGAG atgaccactgcgaatgagctgattgagtctgctgcaagtgacgaggccaacaagattgagacctctgtggatggtctgagtccaacatgtccacaacatggtacccccaaaagggttgaaaag atgaTCACTGCGAATGAGCTGATTGAGTCTGCTGCAAATGACGAGGCCAACAAGATtgagacctctgtggatggtcTGAGTCCAACATTTCCACAACATGGTACCCCCAAAAGGGAtgaaaag atgatcactgcgaatgagctgattgagtctgctgcaagtgacgaggccaacaagattgagacctctgtggatggtctgagtccaacatgtccacaacatGGTACCCCCCaaagggttgaaaag atgatcactgcgaatgagctgattgagtctgctgcaagtgacgaggccaacaagattgagacctctgtggatggtctgagtccaacatgtccacaacatggtacccccaaaagggttgaaaag atgaTCACTGCGAATAAGCTGATTGAGTCTGCTGCAAGTGACGAGGCCAACAAGATtgagacctctgtggatggtctgagtccaacatgtccacaacatggtacccccaaaagggttgaaaag tgtctAAAGCATCACCTGGTGTGCGCAACAATATCCTCTTTGGACAAATGTGTGGGACCTGTATCCTCCTTCAAGTGGGTTGGCTATGAATGCAGAG GAAAGGATGCTGGGTCCagaagagggacaaagagagcgTGGTCTAATTGTGAGGTTCATGCGGTAATGCGGCACTTCAAAGACCATATTCGTAAAGGTCACCTGGCCACCAAGAACGAATGCAGTCACTGCAAGTTGGTGGAAGGACCCGTCTTGGAACAAAGAACTGTGCAAAATGTCAGAGACTTCGTCCGGAATCGGGGAACAGCTGAAAAGACTATCCCAGCTGTAAACAAACATgcgtttttgttatttgttctaCATCCTTTTTGTCTTCTAATCTGTTTACATGCAAAAGTATACACGCACAAGTCATTAACCTCATCATAA